Proteins from a single region of Catenulispora acidiphila DSM 44928:
- a CDS encoding DegT/DnrJ/EryC1/StrS family aminotransferase, whose product MVPWLGEEEAEAAAEAVRSGWVAQGPRVAEFERAFAAEVGAAHGVAVSSGTTALHLGLVALGVGAGEEVVVPSLSFIATANVARYVNAVPVFADVDVATGNLTPETITAALTPKTRAVILVHQGGVPADLDAVRALCADRGLALLEDAACAAGVRYRGAPVGVGAQVAAWSFHPRKLLTTGEGGMATTDDADVAARMRRLREHGMNVSAADRHASTKPVLEAYLETGFNYRMTDIQAAVGLVQLRKLAATVAERREIAARYQRELAGIAGLTPVADPAYGQTNYQSFWVRLDEGFPVSRDELLLRLSDAGVSARRGIMAAHMEPAYADVSTPRLPNTEALSLNSLILPVFHGMTASQQDRVIAVLKAASP is encoded by the coding sequence ATGGTGCCGTGGCTCGGTGAGGAAGAGGCCGAGGCCGCGGCCGAAGCGGTGCGGTCCGGCTGGGTCGCGCAGGGTCCGCGCGTCGCAGAGTTCGAACGCGCCTTCGCGGCGGAGGTCGGGGCGGCGCACGGCGTCGCCGTCAGCTCGGGGACCACGGCGCTGCACCTCGGCCTCGTGGCGCTCGGCGTCGGGGCGGGCGAGGAGGTGGTCGTGCCCTCGCTGTCGTTCATCGCGACGGCGAACGTCGCGCGCTACGTCAACGCCGTTCCGGTGTTCGCCGACGTGGACGTCGCGACGGGGAATCTAACCCCTGAGACGATCACCGCCGCGCTGACGCCGAAGACGCGCGCGGTGATCCTGGTGCACCAAGGCGGGGTCCCGGCGGATCTGGACGCGGTGCGCGCGCTGTGTGCCGACCGCGGTCTGGCGTTGCTGGAGGACGCGGCCTGCGCGGCCGGCGTCCGCTACCGGGGCGCGCCCGTCGGTGTCGGCGCGCAGGTGGCGGCGTGGTCCTTCCACCCGCGCAAGCTGCTCACGACCGGCGAGGGCGGCATGGCCACCACCGACGACGCCGACGTCGCGGCCCGGATGCGGCGGCTGCGCGAGCACGGGATGAACGTCTCGGCCGCCGACCGGCACGCCAGCACCAAGCCGGTGCTGGAGGCGTATCTGGAGACCGGCTTCAACTACCGGATGACCGACATCCAGGCCGCGGTCGGACTGGTCCAGCTGCGCAAGCTCGCCGCGACCGTCGCCGAGCGGCGGGAGATCGCGGCGCGGTACCAGCGCGAGCTGGCCGGGATCGCCGGTCTGACGCCGGTGGCAGACCCCGCATACGGTCAGACCAACTACCAGTCGTTCTGGGTGCGGTTGGACGAGGGGTTCCCGGTCTCGCGCGACGAGCTGCTGCTGCGGCTGTCCGACGCGGGGGTGTCCGCACGCCGGGGCATCATGGCCGCGCACATGGAGCCCGCCTACGCGGACGTCAGCACGCCGCGGCTGCCGAACACCGAGGCGCTGAGCCTGAATTCGCTGATCCTGCCGGTGTTCCACGGCATGACCGCGTCCCAGCAGGACCGCGTGATCGCCGTGCTGAAGGCGGCGAGCCCGTGA